The following proteins come from a genomic window of Paenibacillus sp. CAA11:
- a CDS encoding SDR family oxidoreductase, whose product MKGKVALITGSAKGLGKRTALTLAEQGCDIALNYVHSEAEAYTLQEQIERMGVRCIAVQADISVFEDNEKLARTVQEALGSIDILVNNAGPFIRERRRFSEYTKEEILALINGNLVGAMLLDHHVLEGMRSRGWGRIIHFGFGHAGESRAWPHRAVYAAAKTGLVSFTKTLAVEEAAFGITVNMVCPGDIRGDNKEKSIEEVSGLEDGETPRGRPGSGEDVARVISFLCQPGSDFITGNIMDISGGLDPIRPWIEPRS is encoded by the coding sequence TTGAAGGGGAAGGTTGCCCTGATTACAGGGAGCGCTAAAGGACTTGGGAAACGGACAGCTCTGACGCTCGCAGAGCAAGGCTGTGATATTGCTCTGAATTATGTACATAGCGAAGCCGAGGCCTATACGCTTCAAGAACAGATCGAGCGGATGGGAGTACGCTGCATTGCCGTACAGGCAGATATCTCCGTTTTTGAGGATAATGAAAAATTGGCAAGAACAGTGCAAGAAGCGCTGGGCTCTATAGATATTCTGGTCAACAATGCAGGTCCCTTTATCCGTGAGCGGCGCCGCTTCTCGGAATATACGAAGGAGGAGATCTTGGCTCTGATTAATGGGAACCTGGTGGGAGCAATGCTGCTGGATCACCATGTTCTCGAAGGAATGCGAAGCCGGGGCTGGGGCAGAATCATTCACTTTGGCTTCGGCCATGCCGGCGAATCCAGAGCCTGGCCACACCGGGCTGTCTACGCGGCAGCCAAGACCGGACTGGTCTCGTTCACGAAGACGCTGGCTGTGGAAGAGGCCGCTTTTGGCATCACTGTAAACATGGTATGTCCGGGAGATATTCGTGGGGATAATAAGGAGAAATCGATCGAGGAGGTTAGCGGATTGGAGGATGGCGAGACACCGCGAGGACGGCCGGGCAGCGGTGAAGATGTGGCCAGGGTAATCTCTTTTTTGTGTCAGCCGGGTTCAGATTTCATCACAGGCAATATTATGGATATCTCCGGCGGCCTTGATCCGATCCGCCCGTGGATCGAGCCAAGATCATGA
- a CDS encoding MetQ/NlpA family ABC transporter substrate-binding protein has product MKKWSIALLTLALVTVLAACGNNSKNSSSADKTASEGNKTATTSEPVKLVVGATQPHAEILEHIVPALKEQGVDLEIKQFTDYNLPNKQLIEKELDANYFQHQPYLDEQNKQLGSNLVGVVGVHVEPFGAYSRKIKSVDELKDGAVVAIPNDPSNEARALLLLQKQGFIKLKDGAGISATIKDITENKKNLQFKEQDAAMLPRLLDEVDLALINTNFALEAGLVPTKDALFIEDKDSPYTNLLVARQDNKDSDAIQKLAKALTSDDVRKFIEDKYQGAIVPVF; this is encoded by the coding sequence ATGAAAAAATGGTCAATTGCTTTACTAACTTTGGCGCTTGTAACTGTTCTTGCTGCTTGCGGCAATAACTCGAAGAACAGCAGTTCTGCGGATAAGACGGCATCTGAAGGAAACAAGACGGCAACAACTTCCGAGCCAGTTAAGCTGGTTGTAGGTGCAACCCAGCCGCATGCTGAAATCCTGGAGCACATCGTACCCGCTTTGAAGGAACAAGGAGTAGATCTGGAAATCAAACAATTTACAGACTACAACCTGCCGAACAAGCAGCTGATTGAGAAAGAGCTGGATGCGAACTACTTCCAGCATCAGCCTTACCTGGATGAGCAGAACAAACAGCTGGGAAGCAATCTTGTAGGGGTTGTTGGTGTCCATGTAGAGCCATTTGGCGCTTACTCCAGAAAGATTAAATCTGTTGATGAGCTGAAAGACGGCGCGGTTGTTGCTATCCCGAACGACCCTTCCAACGAAGCACGCGCTCTGCTTCTGCTGCAAAAGCAAGGCTTCATCAAGCTGAAAGACGGTGCCGGAATCTCTGCAACGATCAAAGATATCACAGAGAATAAGAAGAACCTTCAGTTTAAAGAGCAGGATGCAGCTATGCTCCCACGTCTTCTGGATGAAGTAGACCTGGCGCTGATCAATACGAACTTTGCGCTGGAAGCCGGCCTTGTTCCAACGAAGGATGCTCTCTTCATTGAAGACAAGGATTCCCCTTACACCAACCTGCTGGTTGCCCGTCAGGACAATAAGGATTCCGATGCCATTCAGAAGCTGGCTAAAGCCCTGACTTCCGACGACGTAAGAAAGTTCATTGAGGATAAGTATCAAGGAGCGATCGTTCCTGTGTTTTAA
- a CDS encoding methionine ABC transporter permease: MWGLDFSTIDWNEMLNGTYDTLKMMAYSLLFTFIIGLPLGVILFMTARSNSILNKWIYRVLSVIVNILRSVPFIILIIVLLPFTKLLVGTSMGVLGTIPPLVIGAAPFFARLVETSLREVDRGVIEAAQAMGASTSQVIRRVLLPESLPGLIAGLTITAVTLVSYSAMSGMVGGGGLGDLAIRYGYYRFETEVAIIAIVLMLIVVQILQMIGDRLVVHFTRK, from the coding sequence ATGTGGGGTCTGGATTTCTCAACCATAGACTGGAACGAAATGCTTAACGGTACCTATGATACCTTGAAAATGATGGCCTACTCGCTCCTGTTTACATTTATCATCGGCTTGCCGCTCGGAGTCATTCTTTTCATGACAGCACGTTCTAATTCCATACTAAACAAGTGGATTTACCGGGTGCTTTCCGTGATTGTAAATATACTGCGTTCCGTACCATTTATTATTCTGATTATCGTCCTGCTGCCATTCACCAAGCTGTTGGTCGGAACCAGCATGGGTGTGCTGGGAACCATTCCGCCGCTTGTTATCGGCGCAGCTCCTTTCTTCGCCCGTCTTGTGGAGACCAGCCTGCGTGAGGTAGACCGCGGCGTGATCGAGGCAGCGCAGGCGATGGGAGCCTCTACGAGCCAAGTGATCCGGCGTGTGCTGCTGCCGGAGTCGCTGCCAGGCCTGATTGCCGGCTTAACCATTACGGCGGTCACGCTTGTATCCTACTCGGCAATGTCCGGGATGGTCGGCGGGGGCGGTCTTGGAGACCTTGCTATCCGCTACGGATATTACCGGTTCGAGACCGAGGTGGCTATTATAGCCATCGTGCTTATGCTGATCGTGGTGCAAATTCTGCAGATGATCGGCGACAGGCTGGTTGTGCATTTTACACGGAAATAA
- a CDS encoding methionine ABC transporter ATP-binding protein: MIELKGITKIYGSKQKITTALSGLNLSVKKGEIFGVIGHSGAGKSTLIRCVNLLERPTEGEVWVGGVNLTSLGKRQLQKQRHKIGMIFQHFNLLSSATVYDNIAFPLTLIGTDKAKIKAKVEELLALVGLEAHSKKYPSQLSGGQKQRVGIARALASDPDVLLCDEATSALDPQTTDSILRLLLDINRKLGLTIMLITHEMHVIQSICDRVAVIHQGGIVEEGPVAEVFLKPQHPVTREFAFRESISGDSLKQALKAAKSGARAVKITFLGATTYESVLSQVAKETGVNFAILQGTISTIKDVPYGQLVVSFEGDSGAIDKTLQTLTERNLDVEVIE; this comes from the coding sequence TTGATTGAATTAAAAGGAATCACCAAGATCTACGGCAGCAAGCAGAAAATAACAACCGCCTTGTCCGGATTGAATCTCTCTGTAAAAAAGGGAGAAATCTTCGGAGTCATTGGGCATTCGGGTGCGGGCAAGAGTACTCTTATCCGCTGTGTGAATTTGCTTGAACGTCCAACTGAAGGAGAGGTTTGGGTAGGCGGTGTGAATCTGACCTCCCTTGGCAAACGTCAGCTGCAGAAGCAACGGCATAAAATCGGCATGATCTTTCAGCACTTTAACTTGTTATCGTCGGCAACGGTCTATGATAATATCGCATTTCCCCTGACCCTGATCGGTACGGATAAAGCTAAGATCAAGGCGAAGGTGGAGGAGCTGCTGGCTCTGGTTGGACTTGAGGCTCACAGCAAGAAGTACCCGTCTCAATTGTCGGGCGGACAGAAGCAGCGTGTCGGCATTGCCCGTGCGCTAGCGAGTGACCCTGATGTGCTGCTCTGTGATGAAGCCACTTCGGCACTTGATCCGCAGACCACGGACTCAATTCTGAGGCTGCTGCTGGATATTAACCGAAAGTTAGGGCTTACCATCATGCTCATTACCCATGAAATGCATGTTATTCAGAGCATCTGCGACCGGGTAGCGGTTATCCATCAGGGCGGAATTGTTGAAGAAGGCCCAGTGGCTGAGGTTTTCCTGAAGCCGCAGCATCCGGTAACCCGGGAATTTGCCTTCCGCGAGTCCATCAGCGGCGATTCGCTCAAGCAGGCCTTGAAGGCCGCTAAATCCGGCGCCCGCGCCGTGAAGATTACGTTCCTTGGCGCAACGACCTATGAGTCGGTTCTATCCCAAGTTGCGAAGGAGACAGGCGTGAACTTTGCGATTCTGCAGGGTACCATCTCTACAATCAAAGATGTTCCTTACGGGCAGCTGGTTGTCTCTTTCGAGGGAGACTCAGGGGCGATCGACAAGACACTGCAAACGCTGACTGAGCGCAACCTTGATGTGGAGGTGATTGAATAA
- a CDS encoding Cthe_2314 family HEPN domain-containing protein gives MLRTLLGEPPRENEGLLQDAMNAMVETLHKLEREMDKNDDPTHDYRRLEIWTRGLISSIDELEQSAYAAAFFRKKVTTDYIDEMQPQEKSDYARYVYFYKDGFIRLFSLLDKLGTLLNDLYELNTAKVKPHFSYFTVLRQFRYLKVHLELGNKLSDLKEKYKEPLGLLRRRRNTEIHYMNSEMQDDLWQRHRTLHGKIELEDLDKHLKDLADGCEMVFSTVFTVFDYTNKNWRKAKP, from the coding sequence ATGCTGCGAACGCTGCTGGGAGAACCGCCTAGAGAGAATGAGGGACTGCTTCAGGACGCGATGAACGCCATGGTAGAGACGCTGCATAAGCTGGAGCGGGAAATGGATAAGAACGATGATCCTACCCATGATTACCGCCGCCTGGAGATTTGGACACGGGGGCTGATTTCCTCGATTGATGAGCTGGAGCAGAGTGCGTATGCTGCCGCTTTTTTCAGAAAAAAGGTGACGACCGACTATATTGATGAAATGCAGCCGCAGGAGAAAAGCGATTATGCCCGGTATGTGTATTTTTATAAAGATGGTTTTATACGATTGTTCTCGCTATTGGACAAGCTCGGAACTTTGCTGAACGATCTATACGAGCTGAACACGGCCAAGGTCAAGCCGCACTTTTCTTATTTTACCGTGCTGCGCCAGTTTCGTTACTTGAAAGTGCACCTTGAGCTTGGAAATAAGCTGAGTGACCTGAAGGAAAAGTATAAAGAGCCGCTTGGGCTATTGCGCCGCCGCAGAAATACGGAGATTCATTACATGAACTCGGAAATGCAGGACGATCTCTGGCAGCGCCACCGAACCCTGCATGGCAAGATCGAGCTGGAGGACCTAGACAAGCATCTCAAGGACCTGGCAGATGGCTGCGAAATGGTGTTCAGCACCGTATTTACCGTATTTGATTATACAAATAAAAATTGGCGAAAAGCCAAACCGTAA
- a CDS encoding UbiD family decarboxylase, whose amino-acid sequence MSYKNLRQWIEALRKENDLAIIEAPVDPYLELAEIHRRVIEEGGPALLFTNVKGTPFPVATNLFGTVRRVDMAFGPKPEMLANRLVGALETLLPPTPKALWEERGLLWDLMKIGVGSMPKTVSKADAPVLQMCRTDKPLAELPKVTSWQEDGGPFLTLPLVYTESPLRPKDHNLGMYRIQLYDDQTTGIHWQIHKGGGFHYHEAEQRNEPLPVSIFLGGPPALIASAIAPLPEHLPELLLTSFVLGERLPMAENPLGGHRIPAEAEFAIHGFVPPHERRPEGPFGDHYGYYSLQHDFPVLNVNHMWHRKDAIYPATIVGKPRQEDYYLGDFLQKLLSPAFPMVMPSVLTVWTYGETGHHSLASARVKERYSREALVAGFQILGQGQLSLTKFLMLTDAAVDLADFNTLLRTILERFNPATDLFIFNNTSHDTLDYTGKRLNHGSKAILIGVGDPVRELPVHYDEGDIAEIDKIAPFIEGCLVVSGASYEREPELASRVLSRLRERGTAWPLVVLVDDAAEVAASTNKFLWTVFTRFNPATDIYSGAEVRQHHLAYSLPLVIDARMKPGYPDELFPREDIVKLVDERWKTYFQG is encoded by the coding sequence TTGAGTTATAAAAATTTACGTCAATGGATCGAAGCGCTCCGCAAGGAGAATGATCTTGCTATTATTGAAGCGCCTGTCGATCCTTATCTAGAGCTGGCGGAAATTCACCGCCGGGTCATTGAAGAGGGTGGGCCAGCGCTGCTGTTCACAAATGTAAAAGGCACGCCCTTTCCCGTTGCCACCAACTTGTTCGGCACGGTCCGCCGGGTCGATATGGCCTTTGGTCCGAAGCCGGAAATGTTGGCGAACCGTCTGGTTGGCGCGCTTGAAACCTTGCTTCCGCCAACTCCTAAAGCGCTTTGGGAGGAACGGGGACTGCTGTGGGATTTGATGAAGATCGGCGTCGGCAGTATGCCGAAGACGGTCTCGAAGGCCGATGCGCCGGTGCTGCAGATGTGCCGGACGGACAAGCCGCTGGCTGAATTGCCGAAGGTCACTAGCTGGCAGGAGGATGGAGGGCCGTTTCTGACCCTGCCGCTGGTCTATACCGAAAGCCCGCTGCGGCCGAAGGATCATAATCTGGGCATGTACCGGATCCAGCTGTACGATGATCAGACCACGGGAATCCACTGGCAGATCCATAAGGGCGGAGGCTTCCATTATCATGAAGCTGAGCAGCGTAATGAGCCGCTTCCGGTCTCCATCTTCCTCGGCGGGCCTCCTGCGCTGATTGCTTCAGCGATTGCTCCGCTGCCGGAGCATTTGCCGGAGCTGCTGCTTACTTCCTTCGTGCTGGGGGAACGCCTGCCTATGGCGGAGAATCCGCTTGGAGGCCACCGCATACCGGCTGAGGCGGAATTCGCGATTCATGGATTTGTACCGCCGCATGAACGCCGTCCGGAAGGACCGTTTGGCGATCACTACGGTTATTATTCACTGCAGCACGATTTCCCAGTGCTTAATGTAAATCATATGTGGCACCGCAAGGATGCCATCTATCCAGCAACGATTGTCGGTAAGCCGCGTCAGGAGGACTACTATTTGGGCGACTTTCTGCAGAAGTTGCTGTCTCCAGCGTTCCCTATGGTGATGCCTTCCGTGCTTACAGTATGGACCTATGGCGAGACAGGGCACCATTCCCTTGCTTCTGCTCGGGTGAAAGAGCGCTATTCCCGGGAGGCTCTGGTGGCAGGCTTCCAGATTCTCGGGCAAGGGCAGCTCTCGCTCACCAAGTTCCTGATGCTGACAGATGCGGCTGTGGATTTAGCCGACTTCAATACACTCCTTCGGACGATTCTGGAGCGCTTCAATCCAGCGACAGACCTGTTTATCTTCAACAACACGTCCCATGACACGCTGGATTATACAGGGAAGCGTCTGAATCACGGCAGCAAGGCGATCCTGATCGGTGTCGGTGATCCGGTTCGCGAGCTGCCTGTACACTATGATGAAGGCGACATTGCGGAGATCGATAAGATCGCTCCGTTCATCGAGGGCTGCCTGGTGGTATCCGGAGCCTCCTATGAGCGCGAGCCAGAGCTTGCATCCCGTGTACTCTCCCGTCTGCGTGAACGGGGAACAGCCTGGCCGCTGGTTGTGCTCGTGGACGACGCAGCCGAGGTAGCAGCAAGTACGAATAAGTTCCTCTGGACGGTCTTCACGCGGTTCAACCCGGCGACCGATATTTATTCTGGGGCTGAGGTCCGCCAGCACCATCTGGCTTACAGCCTGCCGCTGGTGATTGATGCCCGCATGAAACCGGGATACCCGGATGAGCTGTTCCCGCGTGAGGATATTGTGAAATTGGTGGATGAACGTTGGAAAACCTATTTTCAAGGGTAA
- a CDS encoding COX15/CtaA family protein, with product MNTKQLKWLSYASSLFMFFATFGGGVVTKTESGLGCGNQFPLCNGKFVPAHTVASLIEYSHRMVSGMAGLLALAAFVAIIIYRKNRRDLRVFSLLSLIFVVIQAIMGALAVVYSQSAPIMALHLGFALIAFASSLMLSLGMREQHRSERQLPALPALGVSKKLRNLTIFTTIYTYLVVYTGAYVTHTDSAGACSGVPLCNGKLAPLSGGEGIQFMHRAAAVLLFVVIAVLAHYAYRNPKGNREIKGLGLASILLIFLQILVGISVVYTVNDYNWYLFTSIAHILVIEVLFGLLCYMSVRTWQLSRTPKNTNNGHLDI from the coding sequence TTGAACACTAAACAGCTGAAATGGCTTAGTTATGCATCCAGTTTATTTATGTTTTTTGCCACATTTGGCGGAGGTGTCGTAACGAAGACAGAGTCCGGTCTTGGCTGCGGTAACCAGTTTCCGCTCTGTAACGGCAAATTTGTACCTGCCCATACCGTTGCTTCTCTAATTGAATATTCGCACCGTATGGTCAGCGGAATGGCTGGATTGCTTGCCTTGGCAGCCTTTGTGGCCATCATAATTTACCGTAAGAACCGTCGCGATTTGCGCGTGTTCTCCCTGCTCTCCCTGATTTTTGTAGTGATTCAGGCAATTATGGGGGCGCTTGCTGTAGTGTATTCACAATCAGCACCTATTATGGCCCTTCACTTAGGGTTCGCGCTGATTGCCTTTGCCAGCTCGTTAATGCTCTCCCTAGGGATGAGGGAACAGCATCGGTCCGAGCGCCAGCTCCCTGCACTGCCTGCCTTGGGGGTGTCCAAGAAGCTTCGCAATCTGACGATTTTTACAACCATTTACACGTACCTCGTTGTTTATACCGGCGCTTATGTTACACACACGGATTCGGCTGGAGCCTGCTCGGGCGTGCCGCTCTGTAACGGCAAGCTTGCACCACTCTCGGGCGGTGAGGGGATTCAGTTCATGCACCGCGCGGCCGCTGTGCTGCTCTTTGTGGTCATTGCTGTGCTGGCCCACTATGCTTACCGAAATCCGAAGGGGAACCGTGAGATCAAAGGCTTGGGCCTTGCCTCGATTCTGCTGATTTTCCTGCAGATCCTAGTCGGTATTTCCGTAGTGTACACGGTGAATGATTACAACTGGTATCTCTTTACTTCTATCGCGCATATTCTTGTAATTGAAGTTCTGTTCGGGCTGCTTTGCTATATGAGTGTACGAACCTGGCAGCTAAGCCGTACGCCTAAGAACACGAACAATGGACATCTGGATATCTGA
- a CDS encoding thioredoxin family protein yields the protein MKKVTTAAEFREETGSDRLTVAVFKADWCVDCKFIDPFMPEVEEKYKDRLTLIEADVEQLEEISSEQNILGIPSFVAYANGKELVRFVNKLRKSREEIEDFLDKAHAVYSSLSNK from the coding sequence ATGAAGAAAGTAACAACAGCAGCAGAGTTCCGTGAGGAGACTGGCTCAGACAGGTTGACCGTGGCTGTATTTAAAGCAGACTGGTGCGTAGACTGCAAGTTCATTGATCCGTTTATGCCGGAAGTGGAAGAGAAATACAAGGATCGTCTGACATTGATTGAAGCGGATGTAGAGCAGCTGGAAGAGATCAGCAGCGAGCAGAACATACTGGGTATTCCAAGCTTCGTAGCTTACGCCAATGGCAAGGAACTGGTGCGCTTTGTGAATAAGCTGCGGAAGTCCCGCGAGGAAATTGAGGACTTTCTAGATAAAGCCCACGCGGTTTATAGTTCATTGTCTAATAAATAA
- a CDS encoding DUF2515 family protein, giving the protein MHDPQHSSGPDQGQLTPLSRRLLTLPSAMLKVLKNKAEGFTASGQLREERVRLDWSEPAARAVRSEIESLLRRGDTERRTELDAHPNTESASETEVELIKEISEATRLAGRSNITRTEAYLGIYQAYPELHWAFLAHLVSRNAGYNMSDLKGGPAHPLLSSPDKSHYYRFIERSNALIFQDAYPQLLLYQKSREAGRSYFHLLPAFHVSRFMRPFWDRFWVDRCSALLSVGLIINEQNYIERRVVQHPFFQRQVTSRPSFRLTGWAGLNQVVFPLPARTELPDPPEHPGGQKAEVRLAGRILSDFGSLSSRIGFGKHLYALLFGLKAVRDGTFSFAGSVPHTGSRADYWPRIFTPIQEEALTSLEQGSELLQNGQLPQGRRIYSPELLDVWNDTGYEPISREDWLQDHSAIDGIHAPHLPYLCDISREHRISLMKRVLAHDAAEASETAGNDNL; this is encoded by the coding sequence ATGCACGATCCGCAGCATTCCTCAGGCCCAGACCAAGGGCAGCTCACCCCCTTGTCCCGCCGGCTGCTCACCCTTCCTTCCGCGATGCTCAAAGTGCTGAAGAACAAAGCGGAGGGCTTCACCGCATCCGGACAGCTGCGGGAGGAGCGGGTGCGGCTGGATTGGAGCGAGCCCGCCGCACGCGCTGTGCGCTCCGAAATCGAGAGCTTGCTTAGACGCGGGGACACGGAGAGACGAACCGAATTAGACGCTCACCCCAATACCGAATCGGCTTCCGAGACGGAAGTTGAACTCATCAAAGAGATTTCGGAAGCTACCCGGCTGGCTGGGCGCAGCAATATCACCCGAACTGAAGCCTATTTAGGCATTTATCAGGCCTATCCTGAGCTGCACTGGGCATTCCTTGCTCACCTGGTATCCCGTAATGCCGGCTACAATATGAGCGATCTCAAGGGAGGACCGGCTCACCCTCTGTTGTCTAGCCCAGATAAATCTCATTATTACCGCTTCATCGAACGCAGCAATGCGCTGATCTTCCAAGATGCCTATCCCCAGCTCCTGCTGTATCAGAAGAGCCGTGAAGCCGGGCGCAGTTATTTCCATCTGCTTCCCGCCTTCCATGTCAGCCGGTTTATGCGCCCCTTCTGGGACCGATTCTGGGTGGACCGCTGCAGCGCCCTGTTATCCGTTGGACTGATTATCAACGAGCAGAACTATATTGAGAGACGGGTAGTTCAGCACCCTTTCTTCCAGCGGCAGGTCACCTCGAGGCCCAGCTTCAGGCTGACCGGCTGGGCGGGACTGAACCAGGTTGTATTTCCGCTGCCAGCCCGGACAGAGCTGCCTGATCCGCCGGAGCATCCCGGTGGCCAAAAGGCTGAAGTCCGGCTGGCCGGACGCATTCTTAGCGATTTCGGCAGCCTGTCTAGCCGAATTGGATTCGGCAAGCATCTCTATGCCTTACTCTTTGGTCTTAAGGCTGTGCGGGATGGAACCTTTTCCTTTGCTGGCTCTGTGCCTCATACCGGCTCTCGCGCAGATTATTGGCCGCGAATCTTCACGCCCATACAGGAAGAAGCTCTGACCTCTTTGGAACAAGGGTCAGAGCTTCTTCAGAACGGCCAGCTGCCACAGGGCAGACGGATTTACAGTCCAGAGCTGCTTGATGTCTGGAACGACACGGGCTATGAGCCAATCAGCCGAGAAGACTGGCTGCAGGATCACAGCGCCATCGACGGCATTCATGCGCCCCATCTCCCCTACTTATGCGATATAAGCCGGGAGCATCGGATTAGTCTTATGAAGCGGGTGCTTGCACATGATGCCGCGGAAGCTTCTGAAACCGCCGGCAACGACAATCTTTAA
- a CDS encoding putative polysaccharide biosynthesis protein, whose protein sequence is MSKKESFIKGTLILAAAALVARLLGMVQRVPLEHIFGAAGNSAFTVANNVYLLILTVATAGIPSTLSKMVSERYALQRPSEAKRIYQAALIFSGIVGVVITVLLYVLAPVYTSMISTPEATPALRALAPALLLFPTISMMRGYFQGRGNMTAGGISQIVEQILRVATAIGLALVLLHAGFSDENVAAGASFGGVLGSIGAFGVMLYFTFQLRKADHSLQLEDLAAGNAPLPLMKIYGDIFKLSIPIVLSSLAIPAVNFIDSSIVKPLLIGQVGEHLATQTLGILGSRAQSIAGIPPILSIALSTSLIPVISAAFARKDMAHLQKQTTLAMRIAILTGMPIVLVLCTAAYSVNGLLFSSLDGSGIIALLTFGTIFQITMSTSSSILLGLGKPNLSMVHVLFGIVVKLVASLALAPLFGIYGIVAGTGLCFLVITLLNLRSLKKIVPFSIMGRRWVGFLVTVVILALVGYGLNQAGIQLVSFISPRIAFFITCCIVGLATVAIYPLMLILLRVIRREELDSYPRPVRKLLQPLMRFAPASSRSHSEG, encoded by the coding sequence TTGTCTAAGAAAGAGTCGTTTATCAAAGGAACGCTGATTCTGGCGGCGGCTGCGCTGGTTGCGCGGCTGCTTGGGATGGTACAGCGCGTTCCGCTCGAGCATATTTTTGGAGCGGCAGGCAACTCGGCCTTTACCGTAGCTAATAACGTGTATCTCTTAATACTGACAGTGGCTACCGCAGGAATCCCAAGCACGCTTAGCAAAATGGTATCCGAGCGCTATGCCCTCCAGCGTCCGAGCGAAGCCAAGCGGATTTATCAAGCCGCGTTGATTTTCTCGGGCATTGTAGGTGTGGTGATCACAGTGCTGCTGTATGTACTCGCGCCTGTGTACACGTCGATGATTTCCACACCGGAAGCTACGCCGGCGCTGAGAGCGCTCGCGCCAGCTCTGCTGCTGTTCCCGACCATCTCGATGATGCGCGGGTATTTCCAAGGCAGAGGGAACATGACAGCAGGTGGAATCTCACAGATTGTGGAGCAGATTCTGCGTGTTGCAACGGCCATCGGCCTTGCGCTCGTGCTGCTGCATGCCGGCTTCTCGGATGAGAATGTGGCTGCCGGGGCTTCCTTTGGCGGCGTGCTGGGCAGCATCGGCGCGTTCGGCGTGATGTTGTACTTCACCTTCCAGCTGCGCAAGGCGGACCATTCGCTGCAGCTGGAGGATTTGGCGGCGGGCAATGCTCCTCTGCCGCTTATGAAGATCTATGGCGATATCTTTAAGCTGTCGATTCCCATTGTGCTTTCCTCGCTGGCTATACCGGCCGTCAACTTCATTGACAGCTCCATTGTGAAGCCGCTCTTGATCGGACAGGTTGGGGAGCATCTGGCGACACAGACGCTGGGGATCTTGGGTAGCCGCGCACAGAGCATCGCCGGCATTCCGCCGATCCTGTCCATTGCGCTCAGCACCTCGCTGATCCCAGTGATCTCAGCGGCCTTTGCACGCAAGGATATGGCCCATCTGCAGAAGCAGACTACACTGGCGATGCGCATAGCTATTCTGACCGGGATGCCGATTGTGCTGGTGCTTTGTACGGCGGCTTATTCAGTCAACGGCCTTCTGTTCAGCAGCCTGGACGGCAGCGGGATTATCGCTCTGCTCACCTTTGGAACCATATTCCAAATTACGATGTCCACCTCAAGCTCTATTCTGCTTGGGCTCGGCAAGCCGAACCTGTCCATGGTTCATGTGCTGTTCGGGATTGTTGTGAAGCTGGTGGCTAGCTTGGCGCTGGCTCCATTGTTTGGTATTTATGGAATTGTGGCCGGGACAGGCCTCTGCTTCCTGGTGATCACTCTGCTGAACCTGCGTTCCTTGAAGAAAATCGTTCCCTTCTCCATTATGGGAAGACGGTGGGTAGGCTTCCTGGTCACCGTGGTCATCCTCGCTCTGGTGGGGTATGGCCTGAATCAGGCAGGGATTCAGCTTGTATCGTTCATCTCGCCGCGGATTGCCTTCTTCATTACCTGCTGCATCGTTGGGTTGGCTACGGTCGCTATCTACCCGCTGATGCTGATTCTACTTCGGGTAATTCGTCGCGAAGAGCTGGACAGCTATCCGCGTCCGGTTCGCAAACTGCTTCAGCCTTTGATGCGATTTGCTCCAGCTTCAAGCCGAAGCCATTCAGAAGGCTAA
- a CDS encoding DUF456 domain-containing protein: protein MDVIGWIVIIGLFAIGLAGAVIPVLPGVVAVYAAFFAYGWFFSFEPFGWVFWTLQTLIVAVLLIADYAVGAWGVKRFGGSKASVWLSTIGAIIGPFVIPAFGLILGPFIGAVIGEMFSGSPLKKSLKVGVGSVVGLFSSMVVKIILQIVMIVVFFIWLII from the coding sequence ATCGATGTTATCGGCTGGATCGTTATCATAGGATTGTTTGCCATTGGCCTCGCCGGGGCGGTAATTCCTGTTCTTCCCGGGGTTGTTGCGGTCTATGCCGCCTTCTTCGCCTATGGCTGGTTCTTCTCGTTCGAGCCGTTTGGTTGGGTATTCTGGACCCTGCAAACTTTGATCGTAGCGGTGCTGTTAATTGCCGACTATGCGGTAGGCGCTTGGGGCGTGAAACGCTTTGGAGGCAGTAAAGCCTCCGTCTGGCTGAGCACCATCGGGGCCATTATCGGACCGTTTGTCATTCCTGCCTTCGGTCTGATTCTGGGCCCTTTCATTGGCGCTGTGATTGGGGAGATGTTCTCCGGATCTCCGCTGAAGAAGTCTTTGAAGGTCGGCGTAGGCTCGGTAGTAGGCTTGTTTAGCAGCATGGTTGTGAAGATCATCCTTCAAATTGTGATGATTGTGGTATTTTTCATTTGGCTTATTATATAG